From the Drosophila sechellia strain sech25 chromosome X, ASM438219v1, whole genome shotgun sequence genome, the window GTGATTGACCTAGTGCAGCGCCTGCTGGCGAAGAGATGTGTGTGGTTCTTTGGCGATGGCGACTATTACTGCACAATGCAGGGAAAAATTGGACACGGGGGCTTCGAAGCAGTGGGCACTGCCGCCGAAACGGATCCCCTCACCCTGACCTCGGTGCTCAGCTACGACGAGATCAAGCTGGCCGCCCTGCTCTACGTCTCCTGCCACTCGGAGTTCATTAACAATGGGAGTAGGGCCAATGCGGGTGCGGTGACTCAGAATAAGGACACAATCGAACGGGAGGGCGTTGTGATTGGACTAATTGGAGCTCGTTTCGAGCGTCCCGATGTGATGGAGTACCAGGATATCATGATTACCAAAACCCAAAACACTCGGGCCAAAGGCTATGGTTTCGATTTGGACAAGATGTCCAGCGAGACGGCCACTCCTGCATCAGATTTGCGTAGAATCTGGCGGGAGTTCTACGAGGAGCCCAAGGACTTCATTTACGCCGACACTCCGTCTAATCCTCTGCGTTTCGAAAAGGTTCATGAAGGCTTCTTCGATCACCAGGTAATGCGCAAGCGATATGCCATCAGTTTCGACACCCTGCTCTTGGAGGCACAGGACAGAGCATTCAAGGCTGGTAAGCCCGCCTATATCCATGTGGTGGGCATCGGACTGGGCGTTTGGAAGGCAGCTAGTGAGCAGGAGCGCACCTTCCTTGAATGCTTTGAGGGACGATTGCGGTTTCTTGGAGAACGGCTCAGCTACATCGGAGTGGTACACTTCTCATGGTTCCATCTGCCGCGTGTGGGCAGCATTTACGAAGGAGCCATCCTTCCCGTGGACAAACATCCCCAGGGtggcatccgcatccgcaatTCGGTCAGAAATCCCGGAGACAAACTAACCGAGGACATGCTGCCCGTGGTGACCTACGCCTGGGATGGAAATGCCCTGCCTGGCAACGAATTTTGGGATGTATGCAAGAAGTGACTTAACTAAGGTATACAATTATTAATGGTTCTTCTCCTACAGAACATGCTAGTCAGCACTGGGGATCCAGCAGCAGCCTGTTCCACTCTAATCTCTGAGCTCCAAAATCCCCACATCAATGTGCACTACATGAATGGAGCCAATCTGCACATTGCATCCGTGGAACACGGACTACTCCATGTGGGCGACTACGCTAGGCGACTGATTGACTAAAAACTATGTATCTAAACgctatgtaatatatatatattattaaaataaatatattacgATGGTGATGGGGATCAGCTTTTTTCGTGTCTGACTCGTTGatacatatgtgcatatgCACATATGGAATCATGGAAGCCAGCTGTGCGAACAAACCACCATATTCTTCTAAAGAATCGATGCCCGCATGCCAACAATTCCATTGAATGAGAAATTGATTGAGTGTGTTAACCATTACTGAGTTcgtttattgaaattgaataGAATTATTAGCTGTCAAATGACAGAAATGTGATATTATTGTAATGTACTGCATATAGATAGCAACAAGTAACACAAGATCCCATTTCGTTTTCGGCCATGGGCTAAATAATGCAATTCCCAGTACCACAATCCTGAATCTTAGTGTGTTTGTATTTTGGTGtgtttgatttctttttttgttttttgtttttttggcattttcgtTAAGTATTACAAATGAATCGTATTTAAAACACTTCTGTTCTGTATACTTATACTTCTGAAACAGCGTCGTATATCGAAAACAGTGATATAACATTCACAACAACTTTATGctcaaatataatataatataatattattctTTATCAACAATAGCGATTTATCTGTAACGGTGCACACGCCCCCGGCGAGCAGTGCGACACTATATAGCCGCATCTCGCTCGAATTCCCACTGTTCTACCGACTGCACTACATATGTACACTTgcctctcgctctctctctatatatatagaccactatatatatataatatatatacgaTATAACTAGATATAGTATATTTTCGttacatttcttttttgtagGTAATTAGTGCGAGAAACAGTacaataaaatcgaaaaaacaAGCGCAAACATGCTCCAAATATGATTTAGTTGAAGGTATATATGCAATAGGTAGGTATCGTTAACGCTTTTAGATTTTTTCTAGGCTTGTATTTCTGGGTAATTCATAGGTATGTATGTTTCTATATAATGATGGCAAACGGCTTGAGGATCTGAGAACAAAAATCATTTCACATCTGTGCAATCAATCGAACTTTTGCTACTCAAGCTTCAGACTTACAACTAATTTCCTGTATAACAACAAATCGAAAACTACGTTTACACTTCAgttttcactttcactttcaGCAAGAAATTACTTATACTTAAACTTATCTTTTGctattttttcaatttgtttacaTGACATATTTCGCTTTAAGTACAACAATCTCTTGTTGAAAGTGAATACTAACTTCTGAAAGTATCCACTCGAATGAACACAAAGAATTTGTTTGAAACATGGCTTAGTTATGGATTCGCTGCGCAAATCAAAACGTATTTCGTAAACataatgtaatatatataaaaaaagaacATGGAAGAACAGAACGTGCTTTAAAGCTTCTTATCAACAATATTTGTTTGTGATCTAATATCCCAGAACTCAAAACAAATTATGATAATGATCGCGGCATGGGTGGTACAAAAATTCGTTCGATCGTTATTTTcatgatttcttttttttcgggcGCTCACTTTTATGGGAGGGGGGAGCAGGGGGTAGGGCAGGAATAATACCAATAACGGATACATATAACATACAAAAGCAGCTGTGTTGTGCCGTGGCTCGTTAATTAAACTCAATTGAGAACAGCTTTTTGTCAAAGCGGTTAGGCCAACAACTTGGCTTGAGTCACCCAAGTTCGACTGCATATGCATGCGCATATACATAGCCATATACATAACCATATACATATCGATACATATCTTATATAACATATAACAGAGCGGCGATAACAAGGAATCACTCGTCATGTCCGTTTATTGTACTGCGTGTGTTGCGTTGCGTGTACGTTGCACGTCATTCTTTGGTGGATGGGCGTATATGTTTGTTGAAGGCGCCAGCGCTTGTCCATCCGCCGCCTCCGTATTTGCTTATTCCCGTAGCCCGCAATCCAATCGGTCCACCCATAtgttttttcgcttttttcttttggctaTCCACTCTTATATCGCCGGCAGCATTGGTTTACTCATCGAAGTCGCTGATCAGCAGGCCACGCTTGCCGAATCCCAGCGACGAGACGGCGGCCAGATTGGTTGTCGTATCGATTCCCTCGAATAGATCACTGGTCGCGGAGCTGTTCAACGAATTGAGCGTAACATTAAACGTCGATCTTCCGCTGGCCGTGTGGAAGCGTtcctggagctgctgctgacgCTTCAGGCGATCGAGTTCCTCACGCAGCGCCTGGTTGCTGGCCCTCAGGCTATCCGTCTCCCTCAGACAGTCGCGCAGCCTGTTTATTGTAGACAAAATTGAGTAATTGGTGTGCTTATGTTTGCTGATCGGTGGATTAGGTGTTTGATTGggtgtttggttttgtttggggTTTGTTTGGGTGGAAACCGCATTCGATCAGTGCGAATGTCTTGGGTTCACGACTTGAGTGACACAGGGACATTCGAGAGTCCAGCTCATATTGCACGAGATAGTGGCGAAAAAGAACCGTTTCAAAAGGGGTTTTGTTTTACAAAAAGATAACACCACCCGTATATCAGCACTTTAAGTACGCATTTCTACGGAAAATGTGGGAAAGACCAAGACCAAGTGTCCGCCCTTTGGGTAACTCTATTCCCAACTGCATTCGATGCATGATGTAAGCGGAATATGGACTTGATTAAGATCTATAAGAAAACCCCTTTTTGGAGTCAAGTTAAATAAGTTGTATAGCAAAATTTTCTGTCACTTTCTGGTTTTCTGATTCAGTGGTTTTCCCCCTTACAACCCCGTCTCCACTCACGTGTCAATCTCGCCCTGCATGCTCTTGATGTACTCGCACGCCTTGATCAGGATCTGCGATTTGGAGTCATTGGGCGGCGCTCGTCCGTTGGAACTGCTGGCATTGCCTTTGCTACTTCCGTTGGTATTCGTACTTCCGCTGGTGCTGGGACTCGTGCTGGCCTCGCTGaaactggagctggagctcaGACTAGGCAGCATCTCCTTGAGCTTGAAGATCCAGCTGTTGATCTTGTCACGGCGCCGGCGTTCGACTTCGTTGTGCGTGGCACGACGTTTGTCATCGCGTTTCTTGTACGCCTCCAGTTTGCTGGATGGTGTTTGGCCAGCGGATTCTGGCTGGGATCgggcgtgggcgtgggcaTCGCCATACAGGACactggtggtgctggtgctgctgttgctggtggtggtgctacCTGGAATGGGTGGATTCACGGTCTGGGCGGTTATTACCGGTGACTGTGTGCTGGAGGAAGTTTTAACAGGTGGAAGGCGCGGCTTTTCGTTCAGCGTATCCAGTTCCAGCTTTATGGCCGCCTTGGTCGGAGGTTCACCCATTAAGCTGCCAGTTTCCTTGACCAAATAAATCTCACAGCCAGTGGGAAGCTGCAGATTGTTGGGCAGCTGCAGATTGCTGGGCAGCAGCGAATGGATATCTAGATCGCATCCCGGTTCCTGTTTAATCGTATAGTACTCCTGCGAATCGTCCGAGTTCTCGTCCCCGCAAATGGTGAGGAATATCTGAGCACCTTGGCTATTCATCAGCGGGTTTCCCGTGTCGCTGGTGAGAATCAGGCTTTGCTGACCGTTGGCAAAGGAACCGTTAACCAGGGCCTCCGACAAATCAGCGGTGTGGTGATTGGCGATGGTCATGAGGCCAGGCCCAGCTGTTGGATTCGCATTGCTGCTGTTTACGGAGGACGAGGATGTGGAAgtgttggtgttgctggtggAGGAGCCGAATTCCATTTCCAGACGTGGCCGCTTGTGAACATTCATTGTTGCATCGATGATCCGCCGATGGCAGTCCTCCAATTCGTAGCCCAATCCCAGCCAGAATCGAATCCGTGTCGCCGGGAATCACGTAACTCCGGATCTACACGGGATCTCCTCCACTATTTGCTCCGATCTTTCGTTGGAGGATACTCGGATATGGATGGTAGATATCCCCCGATCTGGCCGCTCTGCGGTATTATTAACTACCGACTGCCTCGAGGATTTGATTTGCAATCGAGCGCTGCGGCGGATTTATGGTCGTTCGTGTTCGCACGGCCATTTAACAATAcgatttgttgattttttttgtaacaaaattattttcgtttggcttAGTGTGCCCGCCGGCGGGCAGCAAATATATGCCGACAAATACACACAGTACAGGTGTTGCGAAAAATACCAGAATTGGGGAAATCTTTTTGCGGCAATTCCAAATAGTTGTTTGTATTCAAAAAACCTCTTAATATATATCTTAATATATCTTAATAAGTACAAAATCTGTACCTTtaaaatgaagaaaaacaTCTTCATTTAGTTCAATAAACAATTCACAACTAAGCAAAGGTGTTCTTGGAGGttttttgataaatttaaatataccaAATGCATATACGTAATATCTAGTGGACAACAATACCACACTGGTGGCCAAAATGTCGTTGACTTCGCAATTTGTTGCGAATTTGAAACGTTTTCGCCTGGTGACCTTCGATGTGACGGACACGCTGCTTCGTCTGGAGGATCCGCTCCGCCAGTACCATCAGACGGCAGAGGAGTTCGGGGTCGCCGGAGTGGATCGCCGCCGATTGGATCAATGCTTTCGCCAGCAATTCAAGGCGATGAGCAGCGAACATCCAAACTTTGGACGTTACTCGCCGGGATTGGACTGGCAGCGTTGGTGGCTCCAGCTGGTGGCCCGAACCTTTTGCTGCGTGGACCAGGGACTGGCGCCCGAGAAGCTGGAGAAGATCGGCCAGCGACTAATTTCCGTTTTTCGGACCAGTGCCTGTTGGAGTCACGTGGATGGTGCCCAGGAGCTGGTGCAGAGCGTCCGAAATGCCGGAAAATGTGTGGGCATCATCTCCAATTTTGATTCGTCACTGCCACAAGTTCTGGACGCCATGGGCTTTGCCGGCAAATTCGATTTCATTCTGACTTCCTACGAGGCCGGTGTTATGAAGCCCGAACGCGGCATCTTCGAAATTCCGCTGGAGAGATTGCAAATTCCAGCGGAGCAGGCCCTTCACATTGGCAACAAGTTGGACATGGACTATGAAGGCGCTCGGAATTGCGGCTGGAGCGGTTTGCTTGTGAGCGGCGGTGACAATGCCCATTCTTTTGCCAGTCTGTCCAGTCTGCTGGAGGCCTTAAAAACCCAACCAATCCCATGGTAATCCACCAAAGAAACTCCTCTCGGGAACCAGCAGTTCTTCGATTGGATCATGgctgttgttatttttgtagATTTCCTTTTTTCTTTGCATTAAGATACATAACTGAATGTAAAACTAGtggtaaatataaatacgCGATCTTTATCATATTTCTTTGGGAAATACGAGGGAGGAGGTCctggacaaaaaaaaacacataatataacatatataaaaacaagCTATCTGAAAAAAAGAATAGTTAAATACAATTCAAAGCTTATTTCTTATCGAATGTGCACAAATctttgtttaaatattcattaaaagATATAATTAATCTAGATAAAGTGACATTACGAAAGAACCTCCTCCTCCCGAACATTCCCGCTTATAAGCCTGATTAAACTATACCTGAAAACTTATcctatatacacacacatgcacacacgtCTTTCGCACACATACCTAATTACTATTTAAGAACAGATTAATCGTACAAGCTATTTTGTGACCCAAAATATTTGGTTGCTTTGTGAAGGGAATGTGCCAGTCCATCTGTTTGTAATGGCAATCATTACTATGTAGCCTTCGTCGCCTTCGCGGGCATTTGGGCCTTGGCCGCCTTAAGCTGCTCCAAATTGAACTGTTTCCGGATTTCGGTGGACACCTGTCGAATGACCGCATCCGTATTGGCCTTCAGATCCCGTTCCAGCACATCGATGTCCACATCCTTGCTCTCCAATCGCATTTGCATGTCCGAGTAGAAGTCACAGAACAGCACCGGTTCGTCGGAGCCATTCGGCGTCCTCGTGCTGCAGTATTGACCCCTTCGATGGAGATCATCGTTGTTGGTTTTGGCGTCCAGGCCAAGCAGACGTCTCGCTCCCAGCGGCAGCTGCTGTTGGATCAATCTCTCGTGATTCTGGGAGATGTGATGCTTTAGCTTCTTGAACTCCTTCACCTCGTTCTTCATGTACTTCACATAGCTATACATCTTGGAGGTTTTCTTGGTAAGGTTCTCTAGGCAACTTATGAAGTTTCGCACCTGCTGCGTTCTCGGCAAAGTGCTGGGATCCAGTCGCTCGGCCTCGTCGAAGTGCTGCAGGGATCGATTGAAGTCGTGTTTCATGGCCAGAGCAGAGGCCAGGACCACATGATTCTCGGCCACATTAGGGGCATGTTCCACCGCAGCGGTCAGTATCAGATCGGCATCGGCCAGTCGACCCATTCGAAAGAGTATGGTGCCCAGACTCAGCAGGGGTATATCCTTAAAGATCGGCGGAGCCAGCAGGGCAGCCAATCTGGCACAGGGCAGGGCTTCCCGGGCATTTCCTCGCATCCGCCAGTAGTAGGAGCTTAGGGTGTGGAACTTCCAGGAGGCCGGATGGTGCTGCAGTCCGTCCACCGCAAATCGGCGGGTCAACTCCACGGTGGCCATGCCCACATTGGTGTCATGCTCGCGCTCCAGAAAGGCAGCGGCCATGACCTCGGGCCGAAAACTCTCCAGATGATCATAGGTGGCTGGACCCACGCTTAATCGGTGGTAATCGCTGCAAATCGGCTCCATTCCCATCGAGGATGCGCTCTTCTGGATGTGCAATTGCCTCTGGTCCGGAAGATTAATCCTTTTCAGCTGCTCTGGCGTGATTTTCAGGTAAGACATTCGCTTCTCCAGCATGTAGTAGTCCATGGCGCACTTGGCCTGCTCGGCCAGATCCTCACCGAAACGCATCGAGAATCGTAGGTGCTCCACAATCTGTTCCCGCTTGCGCAGCAGATCCAGATAGGAGCGCTCCACATACTCACTGTACCTGATCTGCTCGAGAAATGCCGCTAGATTCTGGGGCTCACGCATGTGGAATGGCGAGTCCAGTTTGGGCACGATCTGCTCCTCGCGAAGAACCCAGTGATTGCAGGCCTGGATCAAGTGAAAGAGGCCAAGCAGCACGGCGAACGCCAGCGGGCGCATCTTGAAGAGCTGCAGGAGGACCACAAGGATCCGGGAATccaaatacaaacaaaaaataaacaaactcgCCGGCGTGTGACCAGAGCTAAGAAATTGCACTCGTTGCTTTTAATACTGAAAACATATGCCATACTGTTGAAGTAGGGTATTTAAGAGAGCGCGACACAAGGTCATACTGAACCTGTGTATTTCGAAAAACGTGCGGATTTCTTGAGAATAATTTCGGAATTGTTTTTaaccaaatacaaatacttttaCGACATGGGCGGTCAGGGCAAGGCGATCAACAGGAAGCGCAAGTTTGTGGGTCGCAAGTCGGACGATCCGGAGTTCGATTTGGACAAGAAGCAATTCAAGGTGCTCCATCTGAATGCCACCGAAAAGCGGCTGATCATCGTTTTGGAAGGAGCCCAACTGGAGACTGTGAAGGTGGGTCATCACAACGGGTACaacgaaatatatatatatatataatatatatccttccatatatatatatataaacatatttccATTGCTGCAGGTGCACAACACTTTCGAGCTGCTGAACTGCGACGATCACGCGGGAATCATGCGCAAAAACCAAAGAGATCCGGGCTCCTGTCGTCCGGACATCACCCACCAGTGCCTGTTGATGCTCTTCGATTCGCCACTGAACCGGGCCGGTCTCCTCCAGGTCTTCGTGCGCACCGAGCACAATGTGCTGATCGAAATCAATCCACAGACGCGCATCCCGAGGACATTTAAACGCTTTGCTGGCCTGATGGTGCAACTGCTGCACAAGTTCCAAATTCGCGCCAATGACTCCTCCCGTCGTCTGATGAGTGTCATCAAGAATCCGATTACGGATCACGTGCCGGTCGGTTGCAAGAAATACGCCATGAGCTTCTCCGGCAAACTATTGCCCAATTGCCGGGAGCTGGTGCCACATGGCGACGAGACTTCTGCCAGCTACGATGAGCCGGTGGTCATCGTTATCGGAGCCTTCGCACATGGCGTTCTCAAAACGGACTACACGGAGGAGCTGTTCTCCATTAGCAACTATCCACTTTCGGCGGCCATCGCGTGCTCCAAAATCTGTTCCGCCTTCGAGGAGGTTTGGGGCGTGGTATAGTACAGACCAAGTCCAACGCATTGTTTTTCTTAGTTTAGTCATAGCTAGTAGTTAGTCTACATCTATTCTTTTGATTGCCTTCCATTAAATTTGGTGGAACATCCAGACCAGAATACTATTTTGATCTTTCTTAAAGTTTAGAGCATACTAAGGTGCTTATTTATATACCTATAATATTAATGTTCTATCAATTCTGATAGTCATAATCATCACGCCAGgcgaaacacacacactttctCTGTTTTTACAATTActtgatttatttatgtataattGCAGTTACAAAAGATAGGCTTAAAAAACTTGCATAATTTTGAAGTTATGTTTACGGTAATTTCTTGCTTAACTAATTGCA encodes:
- the LOC6612499 gene encoding probable serine/threonine-protein kinase dyrk2, whose product is MNVHKRPRLEMEFGSSTSNTNTSTSSSSVNSSNANPTAGPGLMTIANHHTADLSEALVNGSFANGQQSLILTSDTGNPLMNSQGAQIFLTICGDENSDDSQEYYTIKQEPGCDLDIHSLLPSNLQLPNNLQLPTGCEIYLVKETGSLMGEPPTKAAIKLELDTLNEKPRLPPVKTSSSTQSPVITAQTVNPPIPGSTTTSNSSTSTTSVLYGDAHAHARSQPESAGQTPSSKLEAYKKRDDKRRATHNEVERRRRDKINSWIFKLKEMLPSLSSSSSFSEASTSPSTSGSTNTNGSSKGNASSSNGRAPPNDSKSQILIKACEYIKSMQGEIDTLRDCLRETDSLRASNQALREELDRLKRQQQLQERFHTASGRSTFNVTLNSLNSSATSDLFEGIDTTTNLAAVSSLGFGKRGLLISDFDE
- the LOC6612497 gene encoding uncharacterized protein LOC6612497; translated protein: MRPLAFAVLLGLFHLIQACNHWVLREEQIVPKLDSPFHMREPQNLAAFLEQIRYSEYVERSYLDLLRKREQIVEHLRFSMRFGEDLAEQAKCAMDYYMLEKRMSYLKITPEQLKRINLPDQRQLHIQKSASSMGMEPICSDYHRLSVGPATYDHLESFRPEVMAAAFLEREHDTNVGMATVELTRRFAVDGLQHHPASWKFHTLSSYYWRMRGNAREALPCARLAALLAPPIFKDIPLLSLGTILFRMGRLADADLILTAAVEHAPNVAENHVVLASALAMKHDFNRSLQHFDEAERLDPSTLPRTQQVRNFISCLENLTKKTSKMYSYVKYMKNEVKEFKKLKHHISQNHERLIQQQLPLGARRLLGLDAKTNNDDLHRRGQYCSTRTPNGSDEPVLFCDFYSDMQMRLESKDVDIDVLERDLKANTDAVIRQVSTEIRKQFNLEQLKAAKAQMPAKATKAT
- the LOC6612500 gene encoding uncharacterized protein LOC6612500 — encoded protein: MVDELRKSAMRSFLQMFSQKPIFSSLCGKTLVVWPGGRTNVPESVFIQQMLQECRQMEKPDASVDLNNFKAISEQSPAKFIIDSCRVKAQPEDRGPSIQKQIASAYPVIHERTLLLFISFLEHKLKFGSEQEKALYKDMTVIDLVQRLLAKRCVWFFGDGDYYCTMQGKIGHGGFEAVGTAAETDPLTLTSVLSYDEIKLAALLYVSCHSEFINNGSRANAGAVTQNKDTIEREGVVIGLIGARFERPDVMEYQDIMITKTQNTRAKGYGFDLDKMSSETATPASDLRRIWREFYEEPKDFIYADTPSNPLRFEKVHEGFFDHQVMRKRYAISFDTLLLEAQDRAFKAGKPAYIHVVGIGLGVWKAASEQERTFLECFEGRLRFLGERLSYIGVVHFSWFHLPRVGSIYEGAILPVDKHPQGGIRIRNSVRNPGDKLTEDMLPVVTYAWDGNALPGNEFWDNMLVSTGDPAAACSTLISELQNPHINVHYMNGANLHIASVEHGLLHVGDYARRLID
- the LOC6612498 gene encoding rhythmically expressed gene 2 protein; amino-acid sequence: MSLTSQFVANLKRFRLVTFDVTDTLLRLEDPLRQYHQTAEEFGVAGVDRRRLDQCFRQQFKAMSSEHPNFGRYSPGLDWQRWWLQLVARTFCCVDQGLAPEKLEKIGQRLISVFRTSACWSHVDGAQELVQSVRNAGKCVGIISNFDSSLPQVLDAMGFAGKFDFILTSYEAGVMKPERGIFEIPLERLQIPAEQALHIGNKLDMDYEGARNCGWSGLLVSGGDNAHSFASLSSLLEALKTQPIPW
- the LOC6612496 gene encoding ribosomal RNA small subunit methyltransferase NEP1; the protein is MGGQGKAINRKRKFVGRKSDDPEFDLDKKQFKVLHLNATEKRLIIVLEGAQLETVKVHNTFELLNCDDHAGIMRKNQRDPGSCRPDITHQCLLMLFDSPLNRAGLLQVFVRTEHNVLIEINPQTRIPRTFKRFAGLMVQLLHKFQIRANDSSRRLMSVIKNPITDHVPVGCKKYAMSFSGKLLPNCRELVPHGDETSASYDEPVVIVIGAFAHGVLKTDYTEELFSISNYPLSAAIACSKICSAFEEVWGVV